The genomic stretch ACACCCTCGACGCCGTCTACGGCGACTCCTCCCAACTCGACGAGGCCCAGCTCCGATTCCACCGGCTGAAGTCCAAGTTCCAGCAGGTCGGTCACCCTCCCCAACTCTTCTCTCGCTCTTCAGGTGggtccctctttctctctctcgtggatttttttttgtgcacCTGTTTGAATTTGTGATCGGACGGTGAATTCAGGGAGAGTAAACTTGATCGGAGAGCACATAGACTACGAGGGCTATTCAGTGCTGCCGATGGCCATACGACAGGACCCCATTGTCGCAATCCGGAAGCACGACGACGGAGATGCCGAGAAAGTTCTCAGAATCGCCAACGTCAACGACAAGTACCAAATTTGTACTTATGCCGCCGACCCGACCCAGGTACCAAATTATTTGACTTGATCATCCCCGTTGATATCGGTGTACAATTTTAGTCAAAGTTTTTGACTTTTAACTTTTTCTGGTGGTTGAAGGAAATTGACTTGAAGAATCACAAATAGGGGCACTATGTCATTTTTGGGTAAGACATAAAGATCCATGCTTTGATCTGTGTGTTTGgataaatttagtttttttcctttttcctttgtttGACGATGAAAACATTTGGATGGTCAAACGTTAAAACTATCAATTTCTGAATGTACGGCAGAAAGTGATGGTTTATGTTGTTGTTCAGGTACAAATGTTTTTACGAATTTGCCAAATCGAAGGGAGAAGATGTTGGACCAG from Pyrus communis chromosome 7, drPyrComm1.1, whole genome shotgun sequence encodes the following:
- the LOC137740256 gene encoding galactokinase-like, whose protein sequence is MRQMAKHEELPIPIHNTLDAVYGDSSQLDEAQLRFHRLKSKFQQVGHPPQLFSRSSGRVNLIGEHIDYEGYSVLPMAIRQDPIVAIRKHDDGDAEKVLRIANVNDKYQICTYAADPTQEIDLKNHK